A DNA window from Christiangramia salexigens contains the following coding sequences:
- a CDS encoding nucleoside-diphosphate kinase produces the protein MADNRTFTMIKPDAVENGHIGGILDQITASGFRIVAMKLTQMTQRDAETFYAIHKERPFFGELVEFMTRGPIVAAILEKDNAVEDFRTLIGATNPEEAAEGTIRKKYATSIGENAVHGSDSDENAEIEGAFHFSGREMF, from the coding sequence ATGGCAGATAATAGAACATTCACCATGATTAAGCCAGATGCAGTAGAGAACGGGCATATTGGTGGAATACTAGATCAGATCACAGCTTCAGGATTTAGAATTGTAGCAATGAAGCTTACACAAATGACTCAAAGAGATGCTGAAACTTTTTATGCTATCCATAAAGAGCGTCCATTTTTCGGAGAATTAGTGGAATTCATGACTCGTGGTCCAATCGTTGCAGCTATTCTTGAGAAGGATAATGCAGTAGAAGATTTCAGAACTCTTATTGGAGCAACTAACCCTGAAGAGGCAGCTGAAGGAACTATCAGAAAGAAGTATGCTACAAGCATTGGAGAAAATGCAGTTCACGGAAGTGATAGTGATGAAAACGCTGAGATAGAAGGTGCTTTCCATTTCTCAGGAAGAGAGATGTTTTAA
- a CDS encoding DUF721 domain-containing protein, which yields MKRRKNEEMKLSDLLKSFVDENKLDKGLNQVKIQDVWNDQMGPAIKKYTTGIKLKNDVLYVQLSSSVLREELSYGKEKIIRIMNEEMGKKVITKLVLR from the coding sequence ATGAAAAGACGAAAGAATGAAGAAATGAAACTCAGCGACCTGCTAAAGAGTTTCGTAGATGAAAACAAGCTGGACAAAGGCCTGAATCAAGTCAAGATCCAGGATGTGTGGAATGACCAAATGGGACCTGCCATCAAAAAATATACTACCGGAATAAAACTGAAGAATGATGTTTTATACGTTCAGTTAAGTTCATCGGTTCTAAGGGAAGAATTGAGTTACGGCAAAGAAAAGATCATCCGGATTATGAATGAGGAAATGGGCAAAAAAGTCATTACCAAATTAGTTTTAAGATAA
- a CDS encoding lipocalin family protein produces MKKLIGIVILFIVIACEHAKPEDQLKNVNGYWQIDKVEIKKDSVIEYSLSEYIDYIEITNSTGFRKKLKPKIDGGYIATQTEEDVEAKIENNTLMLYYSTPYDNWKEEVLKAKDDELIILSSDGKKYYYIKHEPLIAPKDEKTKE; encoded by the coding sequence TTGAAAAAATTGATTGGCATAGTGATCCTTTTTATTGTTATAGCCTGCGAACATGCTAAGCCGGAGGATCAGCTAAAAAACGTGAATGGCTATTGGCAAATAGACAAGGTAGAGATCAAAAAAGATTCTGTAATAGAATATAGTTTAAGCGAGTACATAGACTATATTGAGATCACTAACTCCACAGGCTTCAGAAAAAAGCTTAAGCCTAAGATAGATGGAGGGTATATCGCTACTCAAACCGAAGAAGACGTTGAAGCCAAAATTGAGAATAATACCTTAATGCTTTATTATTCCACGCCATATGATAACTGGAAAGAGGAAGTGCTAAAAGCTAAAGACGACGAACTGATTATTCTTTCCAGTGATGGAAAAAAATACTATTATATAAAACACGAACCACTCATAGCTCCAAAAGATGAAAAGACGAAAGAATGA
- the recF gene encoding DNA replication/repair protein RecF (All proteins in this family for which functions are known are DNA-binding proteins that assist the filamentation of RecA onto DNA for the initiation of recombination or recombinational repair.), translating into MHLKNLSLLNYKNLKSAEFDFDEKINCLVGNNGVGKTNVLDSIYHLSFGKSYFNPITSQNINHDSEFFVVEGEFEKNDKPEKVLVSAKKGQKKIIKRNNKAYDKVSDHIGFIPTVIISPADRDLIIEGSETRRKFIDGVISQSDPVYLNKLLQYSKTVSQRNSLLKYFAANNTFERDTLEVYNLQLKSLGQDLFEKRKEFLKEFIPIFNKRYSDITNNKEQVDINYKSQLFDKDLGTLLEENLQKDMALQYTSVGIHKDDLSFEIENHPIKKFGSQGQQKSFLISLKLAQFDFIKSISKVNPILLLDDIFDKLDENRVAHIVALVATNELGQIFLSDTHADRTEKVVKSSNQSYKIFKL; encoded by the coding sequence ATGCATTTAAAAAATCTAAGCCTGCTTAATTATAAGAATCTGAAGTCGGCTGAATTTGATTTCGATGAAAAGATCAACTGCCTTGTGGGAAATAACGGAGTAGGGAAAACCAACGTCCTGGACAGCATTTATCATCTATCCTTTGGAAAAAGCTATTTTAACCCTATTACCTCCCAAAACATTAATCACGATTCAGAATTTTTTGTGGTAGAGGGAGAATTTGAAAAAAATGATAAACCCGAAAAGGTTCTGGTTAGTGCCAAGAAAGGCCAAAAGAAGATCATAAAGAGAAATAATAAGGCTTATGATAAGGTAAGTGACCATATCGGCTTTATCCCAACCGTAATAATCTCACCTGCAGACAGAGACCTGATTATTGAAGGATCTGAAACCAGAAGAAAATTTATCGATGGGGTAATTTCTCAAAGTGATCCGGTTTACCTTAATAAACTATTACAGTATTCTAAAACGGTTTCTCAAAGAAATTCACTTCTAAAGTACTTTGCTGCCAATAACACCTTTGAGAGAGACACTCTGGAAGTTTATAATTTACAGCTTAAAAGTCTTGGACAGGACCTGTTTGAAAAGCGAAAGGAATTTTTAAAAGAGTTCATACCTATTTTTAATAAGAGATATTCAGACATTACCAATAACAAGGAGCAGGTTGATATCAACTATAAAAGTCAGCTTTTTGACAAGGATCTGGGCACACTTCTGGAGGAAAACCTTCAAAAAGATATGGCCTTACAGTATACTTCTGTTGGGATTCACAAAGACGACCTAAGTTTTGAGATAGAAAACCATCCCATTAAAAAATTCGGATCTCAGGGCCAGCAGAAATCCTTTCTTATTTCTTTAAAATTGGCACAATTCGATTTTATTAAAAGCATAAGTAAAGTGAATCCCATTTTACTACTGGATGATATATTCGATAAACTGGACGAAAACCGGGTTGCACATATAGTTGCACTAGTAGCCACCAATGAACTTGGACAAATATTTTTAAGCGACACTCATGCAGACCGGACTGAAAAAGTTGTAAAAAGCAGTAATCAATCCTATAAAATTTTTAAGCTTTGA
- a CDS encoding tetratricopeptide repeat protein: MASYKKRGYKPSNKEERRKSAEEESTTAEVFNTLDEGASKTETWVADNQKYIYIIVGVAIVAVLGYLGYNRFIQEPKQNEAANEMAQAQDYMASALRSNGAQSDSLYNLALTGGEGKYGFLDIIKNYGGTDAANLAHYNAGFAYLRTGKYQEAIDHLEDFSSDDEIFSALAKGGIGDAFMQLDQPEEALGYYEKAAEMRSNSFTTPRFLLKAAITAIKLGKGEDAEEFLLQIEDEYPDAPEADKVPVYLGQARAMNK, from the coding sequence ATGGCATCTTATAAGAAAAGAGGATACAAGCCTTCCAATAAGGAAGAAAGAAGAAAATCGGCAGAAGAAGAATCTACAACTGCTGAAGTTTTTAATACTTTAGATGAAGGGGCGAGTAAAACCGAGACATGGGTTGCCGATAACCAGAAGTATATATACATTATTGTAGGAGTTGCTATTGTAGCAGTTCTTGGATATTTAGGGTATAACCGTTTTATTCAGGAGCCAAAGCAGAATGAGGCTGCTAATGAAATGGCTCAGGCTCAGGATTATATGGCTTCTGCATTGAGGTCTAACGGAGCGCAAAGCGATTCACTTTATAACTTAGCCCTAACCGGGGGAGAGGGTAAGTATGGATTTCTTGATATTATAAAGAATTACGGTGGTACAGATGCTGCAAATCTTGCTCATTATAATGCCGGTTTCGCATACCTTAGAACAGGTAAGTATCAGGAAGCTATAGATCACCTTGAGGATTTTAGCAGTGATGATGAGATCTTTTCGGCTTTAGCGAAAGGTGGAATAGGTGATGCTTTTATGCAATTGGATCAACCGGAGGAAGCTTTAGGTTACTATGAAAAAGCTGCCGAGATGAGGTCTAATTCATTTACCACGCCAAGATTCTTATTAAAAGCTGCAATAACAGCTATTAAACTTGGTAAAGGAGAAGATGCTGAAGAGTTTCTTCTTCAAATAGAGGATGAGTATCCTGATGCACCGGAAGCTGATAAAGTACCTGTTTATCTTGGACAGGCTCGTGCAATGAACAAATAA
- the ribH gene encoding 6,7-dimethyl-8-ribityllumazine synthase — MATEGNNLSQYDKDTIPNAKDFRFGIVVSEWNDEITEGLFQGAFDALIENGVLKENIVRWNVPGSFELIYGCKKMQETFEMLDAVIAIGNVIQGETKHFDFVCEGVTQGIKDLNLQSDIPVIFCVLTDNNIEQSRARSGGKHGNKGTEAAIAGIKMAQLRKDARFYKG, encoded by the coding sequence ATGGCTACAGAAGGAAATAACCTTTCCCAATACGATAAAGATACGATCCCAAACGCGAAAGATTTTCGGTTTGGGATCGTTGTTTCTGAATGGAATGATGAGATCACTGAAGGCCTCTTTCAGGGGGCATTCGATGCTTTAATTGAAAATGGAGTTCTTAAGGAGAATATTGTTAGGTGGAATGTGCCTGGGAGTTTTGAGCTGATCTATGGCTGCAAAAAGATGCAGGAAACCTTTGAGATGCTTGATGCTGTAATTGCAATTGGAAATGTTATCCAGGGTGAGACCAAGCATTTCGATTTTGTTTGTGAAGGAGTTACACAGGGAATTAAAGACCTAAACCTTCAAAGTGATATTCCCGTGATCTTTTGCGTGCTTACCGATAATAATATAGAGCAGTCCAGAGCTCGTAGTGGAGGTAAACACGGTAATAAAGGTACCGAAGCTGCAATCGCCGGTATAAAAATGGCGCAATTAAGGAAAGACGCCCGTTTTTACAAGGGTTAA
- the mutL gene encoding DNA mismatch repair endonuclease MutL, producing MSDLIQLLPDHVANQIAAGEVVQRPASVIKELLENSIDAKASRIQVIIKDAGKTLVQVIDDGKGMSVTDARMSFERHATSKIKVADDLFSLQTKGFRGEALASIAAIAHVELKTKTEEDEIGTCIKIEGSQIGSQEACVTPEGTSISVKNLFYNIPARRNFLKSDAVETRHIIDEFQRVALAHPDISFSLVHNGNELFQLPTANFRQRITNIFGGKTNEKLVPVEEDTGIVQISGFVGKPEFAKKSRGEQFFFVNNRFIKSAYLNHAVVASFEGLLKDKSYPSYFLYLKVDPKSIDINIHPTKTEIKFDDEHALYAILKSAIKHSLGQFNVAPILDFERDSELDTPYDYKNKEAHVPQVEVDRNFNPFQAEKDFKSKFTGGNSYKKEKPAQWESLYSGLQSETEQDIDIKQIEFESEEVTGNLFGAREEEAEKSTFQLHKKYIVSTLKSGLLVIDQHRAHTRVLYEELLKNITVSAAISQQLLFPLRLQFNHQEIEMLKEIKESLEQTGFIFSEVKKDEVEISGIPNLISESEVAILLEQLLADFEKDLPDNGFSQTDLLAKSLANSMAVRSGTLLNSAEQQHIVNRLFACKEPALSPFNKTIFTTLSVDELDKKFA from the coding sequence ATGAGTGACCTAATTCAATTGCTGCCCGATCATGTTGCTAACCAGATCGCTGCGGGTGAAGTGGTGCAACGTCCGGCTTCAGTAATAAAAGAACTTCTTGAGAATTCCATCGATGCCAAAGCCAGCCGTATTCAGGTTATCATAAAAGATGCCGGGAAAACGCTCGTTCAGGTCATAGATGATGGAAAAGGCATGAGTGTTACAGATGCCAGAATGAGTTTCGAAAGGCATGCGACCTCCAAAATAAAAGTTGCCGATGATCTATTTAGCCTGCAAACTAAAGGTTTTAGAGGAGAAGCACTCGCTTCTATTGCTGCGATCGCTCATGTTGAATTAAAGACCAAGACAGAGGAAGATGAGATCGGGACCTGTATCAAAATTGAAGGAAGTCAGATCGGTTCACAGGAAGCCTGTGTTACCCCGGAAGGTACGAGTATAAGCGTTAAAAACCTTTTTTATAATATTCCTGCCCGAAGGAATTTTCTAAAATCTGATGCGGTAGAAACCAGGCATATCATTGATGAATTTCAGCGTGTAGCTCTTGCACACCCAGATATCAGTTTTTCTCTTGTGCATAATGGCAACGAATTATTTCAATTGCCTACCGCTAATTTTAGACAGCGTATAACCAATATTTTTGGTGGTAAGACCAACGAAAAACTTGTGCCGGTAGAAGAGGATACCGGGATCGTTCAGATCTCCGGATTTGTAGGTAAACCCGAGTTTGCGAAAAAGAGCCGTGGAGAGCAGTTTTTCTTTGTAAATAACAGGTTTATAAAAAGTGCCTATTTAAATCATGCAGTCGTAGCATCGTTTGAAGGTTTATTAAAGGATAAATCTTATCCGAGCTATTTTCTGTATCTCAAAGTAGATCCAAAATCTATCGATATAAACATACATCCTACAAAGACTGAGATCAAATTTGATGATGAGCACGCGCTGTATGCTATCCTTAAAAGTGCTATAAAACACAGTTTAGGACAGTTTAATGTGGCTCCGATTCTGGATTTTGAAAGAGATTCTGAACTGGATACTCCATATGATTATAAAAATAAGGAAGCGCATGTGCCGCAGGTTGAAGTTGACCGAAATTTTAACCCTTTCCAGGCTGAGAAAGATTTTAAATCCAAGTTCACTGGAGGAAATTCTTATAAAAAAGAAAAACCTGCTCAATGGGAGAGTCTTTATTCCGGACTTCAATCTGAAACCGAGCAGGATATCGATATTAAACAAATAGAATTTGAGAGTGAAGAGGTTACCGGAAATTTATTTGGTGCCAGGGAAGAGGAGGCCGAAAAATCAACTTTCCAGCTTCATAAAAAATATATAGTATCCACTTTGAAAAGCGGCTTGCTGGTAATTGATCAGCATCGGGCTCATACGCGGGTTTTGTATGAAGAATTGCTTAAAAACATCACTGTTTCTGCGGCTATTAGTCAGCAACTCCTGTTTCCTTTAAGACTTCAGTTTAACCATCAGGAGATTGAAATGCTCAAGGAAATCAAGGAGTCACTGGAGCAAACCGGATTTATTTTTTCTGAGGTGAAAAAAGATGAAGTAGAGATCAGTGGGATCCCTAATTTGATATCAGAGAGCGAAGTAGCTATACTTTTAGAGCAGCTATTAGCCGATTTTGAAAAAGATCTGCCGGATAATGGGTTTTCGCAAACCGACCTACTGGCTAAGTCACTTGCCAATTCCATGGCTGTGCGTTCGGGTACCTTACTGAATTCGGCTGAACAACAACATATAGTGAATCGCTTATTTGCCTGTAAGGAGCCGGCTTTAAGTCCATTTAATAAAACCATTTTCACAACCCTGTCGGTTGATGAGTTAGATAAAAAATTTGCTTAA
- a CDS encoding rhomboid family intramembrane serine protease has translation MGRMTETVKVLLIVNVIFFIGSQLIGDAAYEYFALWFIKNEHFQAWQILTHMFMHGGFMHILFNMYALWAFGSPIEQMLGQKRFVFFYFSAGIGAAFLHTLVNFYAYQKGFNQLLEIGWTPPEIMNFIEQAYTSNRFRIPEGVNEGTLRSMLQSFSNPAVGASGAIYGILVAFGMMFPNVELFLLFVPVPIKAKYFIPGLIALDLFSGFTGYSLFGGSIAHFAHIGGALFGFIMMYYWKKNQFNNNRWY, from the coding sequence ATGGGAAGAATGACAGAAACCGTAAAGGTTCTATTGATTGTAAACGTAATTTTCTTTATTGGTAGTCAGCTAATTGGCGATGCAGCGTACGAATATTTTGCTTTATGGTTTATTAAGAATGAGCATTTTCAGGCCTGGCAGATCCTTACTCATATGTTCATGCATGGCGGTTTTATGCATATTTTATTCAATATGTACGCCTTATGGGCTTTTGGTAGTCCAATAGAGCAAATGTTAGGACAAAAGAGATTCGTATTTTTCTATTTTTCGGCTGGTATAGGTGCAGCATTTTTGCATACACTGGTTAATTTTTATGCATATCAAAAAGGTTTTAATCAGTTACTTGAAATAGGTTGGACACCGCCAGAAATAATGAATTTTATTGAGCAAGCTTATACTTCAAACAGGTTTAGAATACCAGAAGGTGTTAATGAGGGTACATTGAGGTCTATGTTGCAATCCTTTTCTAATCCTGCTGTTGGTGCTTCCGGGGCAATATATGGGATTCTGGTAGCGTTTGGAATGATGTTTCCGAATGTGGAGTTATTTCTACTTTTTGTTCCTGTGCCAATTAAAGCAAAGTATTTTATTCCCGGATTAATTGCATTAGATTTGTTTTCCGGATTCACAGGTTACTCACTTTTTGGTGGCTCTATAGCACATTTTGCGCATATTGGTGGTGCATTATTTGGTTTTATCATGATGTATTACTGGAAAAAGAATCAATTTAATAACAATCGCTGGTATTGA
- a CDS encoding rhomboid family intramembrane serine protease — MKASDKFRYRMQTATVSEKLIAINVLVFILFFLFRTIAFLFQIPSNFLLEWFVFPKDPGDFLFKPWSIITYGFLHSGIWHILSNMLILYFSGMFFLNYFSAKRLLNYYFLGIIMGAILYMLSYNLFPAFEATGKSYLIGASAGVMAVLVGIATHIPNMRVRLLIIGNIKFWWIAAFLVVLDIIQIPMGNAGGHIAHLGGAGLGYLYTTQLQKGNDIGKWFENIMDAFASMFKPKEKKASMKTVYRKGKAAKSSTSYSKSSLDKNEKQKRVDAILDKISKSGYDSLTKAEKDFLFQAGKED; from the coding sequence ATGAAGGCTTCAGATAAGTTCAGGTACAGGATGCAGACCGCTACGGTTTCAGAAAAGCTCATTGCAATCAATGTGCTGGTCTTTATTTTGTTTTTCCTTTTCCGAACCATTGCCTTCTTATTTCAAATACCTTCCAATTTTCTTTTGGAATGGTTTGTTTTTCCGAAAGATCCGGGAGATTTCTTATTTAAGCCCTGGTCTATTATTACCTATGGATTTTTGCATAGTGGGATATGGCATATTTTATCTAATATGCTAATCCTCTACTTTTCGGGCATGTTTTTCCTGAATTATTTTTCGGCGAAACGATTGCTGAATTATTATTTTCTCGGAATCATTATGGGAGCAATTCTATATATGCTTAGCTATAATTTATTTCCGGCCTTTGAAGCTACAGGTAAATCTTATTTAATAGGTGCCTCTGCAGGGGTGATGGCGGTTCTGGTTGGGATAGCCACGCATATTCCTAATATGAGAGTAAGGTTGCTAATAATTGGAAATATAAAATTCTGGTGGATTGCGGCATTTCTTGTGGTACTGGATATTATTCAGATCCCAATGGGGAATGCAGGCGGACATATAGCGCATTTAGGAGGTGCCGGTCTGGGCTATTTATACACTACACAATTGCAAAAAGGGAATGATATAGGTAAATGGTTTGAAAATATAATGGATGCATTTGCATCCATGTTTAAGCCAAAGGAGAAAAAAGCCAGTATGAAAACGGTTTATCGAAAAGGAAAGGCCGCCAAATCTTCAACTTCTTATTCCAAATCTAGCCTGGATAAAAATGAGAAACAGAAAAGAGTTGACGCTATTCTGGATAAGATCAGTAAAAGTGGCTATGACAGTCTGACCAAAGCCGAAAAGGACTTTTTGTTTCAGGCAGGTAAAGAGGATTAA
- a CDS encoding endonuclease/exonuclease/phosphatase family protein has product MKRQFLLSFIILLLGYNYIVTFVTFSDDQSLEEGDSISIMSYNVRMFNAYKWSDQKDIPQKITEFIQSKAPDILCVQEHYVGAVELSKIYPYEYVKLKGKNSEFGSAIFSKYPIINRYSSDFPHDGNNNAIYVDLLVKEDTLRVFNVHFQSLNIKPEIDDLQKEDSKKLLGRIGNGFSLQQEQAEMMLEEVERSPYKTIIAGDFNNTSFSYIYDLVKMDGRFVDAFLDVGNGFGKSFKLSYFPLRIDFFLIEKNMQALDFEKFNVDYSDHYPILTRVKL; this is encoded by the coding sequence TTGAAAAGGCAGTTTCTGCTTTCATTTATAATTCTGCTTTTAGGCTATAATTATATTGTGACTTTTGTGACCTTTTCTGACGATCAAAGTCTTGAAGAAGGTGATTCTATTTCTATTATGAGCTATAATGTTCGTATGTTCAATGCTTATAAATGGAGTGATCAAAAGGATATACCGCAGAAGATTACAGAATTTATTCAATCTAAAGCACCGGATATTCTTTGTGTTCAGGAGCATTATGTTGGAGCAGTAGAATTATCTAAGATCTACCCCTATGAATATGTGAAACTTAAAGGTAAGAACTCTGAATTTGGTTCGGCTATTTTTTCCAAATATCCTATTATAAACCGGTATTCTTCAGATTTCCCTCATGATGGTAATAATAATGCTATCTACGTAGACCTGCTGGTGAAAGAGGACACTTTAAGGGTATTTAATGTGCATTTCCAATCCCTAAATATTAAGCCTGAAATTGATGACCTTCAAAAAGAGGATTCGAAAAAGCTTCTGGGTAGAATCGGAAATGGATTCAGTCTACAACAGGAACAGGCGGAAATGATGCTTGAAGAGGTAGAGAGGTCACCTTATAAGACTATTATCGCCGGAGATTTTAATAATACCAGTTTCTCTTATATCTATGATCTGGTAAAAATGGATGGTAGATTTGTGGATGCTTTCCTTGATGTTGGAAACGGTTTCGGAAAGAGTTTTAAACTTTCTTATTTTCCTTTGCGAATCGATTTTTTCCTCATTGAGAAAAATATGCAGGCACTTGATTTTGAGAAATTCAATGTGGATTATTCAGATCACTATCCTATCTTAACCAGGGTGAAACTCTAA
- a CDS encoding WbqC family protein: protein MKPVLMHPSYFGPISQWVAITNYEKLVFEDLDNYQKQTFRNRMYIYDANGRLNLNIPIKHASALGLNPKDKQLYRDVQIENEFDWQIQHWRAFKASYQTSPFFEFYEDELYPLYHKEYKYLMDFNFKCMEFVADCLQIDLNYSKTEEFILKPTDQNDLRKLIDAKKSHPIELKEYYQVFSEKKGYIPNLCILDLIFNEGNASLSYLQSQNLEFHPG, encoded by the coding sequence ATGAAACCTGTTCTAATGCATCCCTCCTATTTTGGCCCTATAAGCCAATGGGTTGCTATTACAAATTATGAGAAGCTGGTTTTTGAGGATCTGGATAACTATCAAAAGCAAACCTTCCGCAATCGTATGTATATCTACGATGCGAATGGAAGGCTGAATCTCAATATTCCCATTAAACATGCGTCCGCTCTTGGGCTGAACCCAAAGGACAAACAATTGTATAGAGATGTACAGATAGAAAATGAATTTGACTGGCAAATTCAGCATTGGAGGGCTTTTAAAGCATCTTATCAAACTTCGCCTTTTTTCGAATTTTACGAAGACGAACTTTATCCCCTTTATCATAAGGAATACAAGTATCTAATGGACTTTAATTTTAAGTGCATGGAATTTGTGGCAGATTGTTTACAGATAGACCTGAATTACTCCAAAACAGAGGAGTTCATTTTAAAACCAACCGATCAAAATGATCTGCGAAAATTGATCGATGCCAAAAAATCGCATCCAATTGAGCTCAAAGAATACTATCAGGTATTTTCAGAAAAGAAGGGATATATCCCTAATCTTTGTATACTAGATCTTATTTTTAATGAAGGAAATGCATCGCTTTCTTACCTTCAATCGCAGAATTTAGAGTTTCACCCTGGTTAA
- the lepB gene encoding signal peptidase I, with the protein MTFTEWFIFFLILQVIHFLGTWKLYQRAGRKAWEAAIPVYNAIILMNIINRPKWWVILMFIPIVNLIIFPVIWVETIRSFGRNSTTETFLVVLSLGLYIFYVNYATQDPYIEDRDLKPRTEAGEWISSILFAVIAATIVHTYIMQPFTIPTSSLEKTLLVGDFLFVSKFHYGARVPQTAVAFPMVHDTIPFLGIKSYLKKPQIPYLRFPGFEKVERNDIVVFNWPVDTVRKFFDRSGAHYEKPIDKKSNYVKRAVGIPGDSLSVVNGYVHINGKQLELPERAKPQFSYVGQTKGQPFNPYNLYKLYDITDGYSYNPKNNAFFIQSLSDESFERFKNHPNVATIRRYVDSAGVKNPSVFPNNGKLNWNPDNLGPIYIPKEGVTVEITPKSMPFYKEIIEVYEGSEMDLDNKLSLNGTEVLLNGQPINNYTFKQDYYFMMGDNRNNSEDSRIWGYVPENHIVGKPVFIWMSWDSNASGFDKIRWDRVFTTVKGDGEPTSFLPYFLIVVVIFFGWKYFKKRKEA; encoded by the coding sequence ATGACATTCACAGAGTGGTTTATATTCTTCCTGATATTACAGGTTATACATTTTTTAGGTACCTGGAAATTATATCAAAGAGCTGGAAGAAAAGCCTGGGAAGCTGCAATTCCGGTTTACAATGCCATAATCCTGATGAACATAATAAACCGGCCAAAGTGGTGGGTGATTCTAATGTTTATCCCAATTGTAAATCTTATCATTTTTCCGGTGATATGGGTTGAAACCATTAGAAGCTTTGGCAGAAATTCTACTACCGAAACTTTTTTGGTGGTATTAAGTCTTGGTTTATATATTTTTTACGTGAATTATGCGACACAAGATCCATACATCGAGGATCGTGATCTCAAACCCAGGACAGAAGCAGGCGAATGGATAAGTTCTATTCTTTTCGCCGTAATAGCTGCAACAATTGTGCATACTTACATAATGCAACCCTTTACCATTCCCACATCTTCGCTGGAAAAAACATTGCTGGTTGGTGATTTTCTTTTCGTGAGTAAATTTCACTATGGTGCCAGAGTTCCACAAACTGCTGTGGCATTTCCAATGGTTCATGATACCATTCCCTTCTTGGGGATAAAGTCCTATTTAAAAAAGCCACAAATTCCTTATTTAAGATTTCCGGGGTTTGAGAAAGTAGAACGAAATGATATTGTTGTTTTCAACTGGCCTGTAGATACCGTCCGGAAATTCTTTGACCGGTCCGGGGCCCACTATGAAAAGCCAATTGATAAAAAATCAAATTACGTAAAAAGAGCTGTAGGTATTCCTGGAGACTCTCTATCTGTAGTAAATGGTTATGTGCATATAAATGGAAAACAGCTTGAACTACCAGAAAGAGCTAAACCTCAATTCTCTTATGTTGGTCAAACAAAAGGTCAGCCTTTCAATCCTTACAATCTTTACAAATTATATGATATAACCGATGGTTATTCCTATAACCCAAAGAATAATGCATTCTTCATACAATCGCTTTCCGATGAAAGTTTCGAGAGATTTAAGAATCATCCTAATGTAGCTACAATAAGAAGATACGTTGATTCCGCCGGAGTTAAAAATCCTTCGGTTTTTCCGAATAATGGCAAACTCAACTGGAACCCCGATAATCTGGGACCGATCTATATTCCTAAAGAAGGCGTTACTGTAGAGATCACTCCGAAAAGTATGCCATTCTATAAGGAGATCATAGAAGTCTATGAGGGCTCTGAAATGGATCTGGATAACAAATTAAGCTTAAACGGCACGGAAGTTTTACTTAATGGTCAGCCTATAAACAACTATACCTTCAAACAGGATTATTACTTCATGATGGGTGACAACAGGAATAATTCTGAGGATAGCCGCATTTGGGGTTATGTGCCAGAAAACCACATTGTGGGTAAACCTGTATTTATCTGGATGAGTTGGGATTCTAATGCCAGTGGTTTCGATAAGATACGATGGGACAGGGTTTTCACCACCGTTAAAGGTGACGGTGAGCCTACATCATTCCTACCTTACTTTTTAATAGTCGTCGTTATTTTCTTCGGCTGGAAATACTTTAAGAAACGTAAAGAAGCCTGA